The sequence AGTGACACAGTTATCACGGTGCCTTTAAGGATGTGGATGTGACCGTAATGTTGCAGAGCTTCGAGGCTGCAGCCTTAACATTTCCTGTCACAGTCTTTGAGTCAATCCTCATGCCCACACAATacagtgagtttccatttcattCTTGAGTTGACATAGGTAAGTGGGTGGGTATGTGCTCAAACTCAGAGATGTATTATCACATTAATCCAAGCCCATTAATCTCAttgctctaattttttttctttcttttgaaattaaaCAATTCTTACCTCTTGCCCTTCACTGCTTGATAATAAAAGGCACTGGGAAGAATCAAGAGCTGGGCTACCACTTGGCCAATGACTCTCTAAGACCCTTTACACttcctgcttcagtattcttctcTGTAAAGACAGAATCATAATATTTAGCCCAGTTCTGCAGATGACCAgaataaaaacacttaaaatgtcATGGGAGAAAAAGCATAAGAATACTGTGACTTTAAAAAAGCAAGTGGcacaaaacaagaaataaatagaGTAAATAAATAGCAGAAGAAATGGACAATCTTAAACAATGTTGTTactattttctctctttgctaCCTAATTTCAAAATACCTTGCAGCTCCACAGTGGTTGAAGTCTGTGTTCATACTGCCAAGTGCTATAATATTCTCTGGGAGCCAATATGATCACAGGGAAATGTGCAGGGCTGTCATTCACCACTGAGAAACAgacttttatttctgtatctgACTCCCCTCTCAGACTATAAACTCTGATATTTGATGTGAACACAAAGCCTCATTTGTTTTGGTCCAGATACCCAGATATGTGGGTGGACGAATTCGACCAAGGAATGTCATCAAAGTTCATGTCTGTTTATTCCACAGCATGAAGCATCTGACTGCATCTCCAAATACAAGGTAACGCACTTTTTCTACCTGAAAACAAATAACTTTCATCCCTCCAAAAAAGTGTATTGaaggaattccctagcagtccagtatttagggctccatgctttcaccgctgagggcctgggttcgatttttggttggagaactaagatcccacaagccacaggacGCAGCcaaaacacaaaatagaaaatgaaatagtattttcaaaattcaaaataaaaatgtactgaGTGTGAACAACATAAAAGAACTCTGCCGGGTTCTCTGGAGGCTAAAGATGAGTAAGTCTGTTCTTTCCTTTGATAAGAACTTTACTCAGCCCACATTCTTAGATATAGCTCTTAGATTAAATTCTCCTCCAGAACAGAGATTGTGGTGTCTCTCTCTCTATCCTCAgggctaaatgaatgaataaatagaagaATGAGTGTTCTAGTAGAGATGTTCCCTGTTTAAGATGTAAACTACAAGAAATTATTTCTAGCCTCTTCACAGTGTAATCGAAATTGCTTAAGAACAATAAAAGGATTGAGGAGATATCAATCATAGAGAAAGTTTAAAGAACAAGGTGGACAAATGGAAATCGAGGAAAGactgggagaaggaaaaagaaaaagcactgtCTAGaaggaatcagtggaaacagaggctgactttattttgggggggcggggctccaaaatcactgcagatggtgactgcagccatgaaataaaaagacgcttactccttggaaggaaagttatgaccaacctagacagcatattaaaaagcagagacattactttgccaacaaaggtccatctagtcaaggctatggttttcctagtagtcatgtatagatgtgagagttggactataaagaaagctgagtgccaaagaactgatgttttttaaactgtggtgttggagaagactcttgagagtcccttggactgcaaggagatccaaccagtccatcctaaaggagatcgatcctgagtgttcatttgaaggactcatgttgaagctgaaactccaatatttggccacctgatgcgaagagttgactcatttgaaaagaccctgatgctgggaaagattgaaggcaggcgaaggggatgacagaggttgagatggttggatggcatcaccagctcaatggacatgagtttgagtaaactctgggagttggtgatggacagggaggcctggcatgctgcagtccatggggtcacaaagagtcggacacgactgagtgactgaactgaactgaactgagaaggaatCAGTGAAGACAAAATTTgtgcagaaaacagaaagaactcGGTTGATTCTAAATATTTAGAATAGAGTAGGCAATTACCtttgcaggaaaaaataaaatttggtggAAATTGAATTAATCAACAattagaaagggggaaaaaatatttcttctggcTTCTACCAAGTGTTGAGCCACTTTGGCCAAAGCATGGAACCTTAAATAATGTTCTAAAGAGTTGTTATAAGTGTTGTTTGGACAAGGCAGTAATGTGAACACCCAGTATGTGCTCTGTCCACCTGCTGCCTTCATCACTTGAGGTCGTAATTCTCAAACTCTTTGGTCTCAGGACCTCTGCACATTTTTTAACATTATTAAGGATCTCCAGAGAGCTCTTACTTACATGAATTATATCTAATGATATATACCATGCTATGCTGTGTTTAGTCGGTGGTATCCCACTCTTTTGGAGTCCATaatctgtagcccgccaggctcctctgtccatgggattctccaggcaagaatactgaagtgggttgccatgccctccttcaggggatcttcccaaccgagggatcgaatccaggtctccccattgcaggtggattctttactatttgagccaccagggaagcccaaaaatactggagagggtagcctatcccttctccagggagtcttcctcacccaggaattgaacaggggtctcctgaattgtaggcggattctttatcagctgagcaacCCGGGAAGCCCTGATATTTATCATATTATCTGTTAAACTGAGAAATTTTCATAATCTTATTTCAAATCAAGACAACAGATTGTAGTTACTTTGGGTTATATTTCTGCATAGGCTCAAAATTtcagacttatttattttatatataaatataatatatacattatttatttataaatttcagatttatttattttttttttaaaatgaggttatAGCTATCCTGCCAAGTATGGCTAAAGCTAGCTAATAAAAgcacaggaaaaaacaaaaaactaagaacgGGCAAATTTTATTAATCTCTATTAAAAAAACGTACATGCTGATACTTAAATCTACTACCACAGAAAATAATGGAAACCAcaaaacacagcaagcactcTGTCAGCTGGGTGATGACATCGTTACACGTCGAATGGCCTCTGGAAATTTCCGCTGTACATTCAGGAGGCAGTGACAGCGAAAAAGGCAAATTACGTCTTTGTATCATAAAGCAAATAGTTTTGACCACGGATACCCCCTAAAAAGATCTTGGAGATGGACCAGACCTGGCGAACCACGATTTGAAAACAAATgtaatcaattaatttttaaggTCACTTCCCATTTAATATGCTCTGATAAAGATTTTGTTCTCCTTCGCGGACCACCCTTTGAGATCTAAGATCTTAAGATGGAGCTCGTCGCCTAGTGAAACCCAAATCGAAAATCCCCGGACGCGCCAGGGCGAGGGGAGGGTTCAGGGGGTGGTCTCTGTTTAGCGCTGGGAGATGAACTCACGCTGCCCAGAGTCGGCGGAGGACGCGGGGTCTAGAAACCAGTCCCAAACCCGCCACCTGCGCGCCAAGGCGGGGCCAGAACTGGCTGCAGGCGGCCGGACTCGCCCAGGGCTTAGCGCAGAAAGAGGTGGCGGCGGCTGCGAGGCGCGGCCCCTGGAGACGCCTGCCAACCGCCCGCCCGCCGCAGGTGCGCCGGCCCCCGCGGGGAGGAGCGCGGCCAGGTGCTGCCAGGTAGCTGCCTTCTCCGGTTCTCACCGCTCCACTCTGCGGCCTCCCGGGATCCAGGCAGGACTCGCGTCGCGCGTCCCGGAGCCGGCCAGGGCGCCCCCTCCGCGAACCCCAGGCTCTTTCTCGGCCCGAGCGAGGGGGCCCTTCCCGTCCTGCGGAGGGCAAGGCGCGGATTCGGGGGGCGCCGAGACCGAGGGTCTGGCGGCCGCAGGGACGACCGAAGCACGGGACTCCGGCCCGGCTGTTGCTGGAACATGCGCCCGCAGCTGCAGGTGCGGGGGCCCGGAGGCTCGGTCCCGGCAGGGAATGGGTGGCTGGGAGGGGGCCTCCTCGGCGGACCGGGTCCGATTGCAACGCAAAGGGTCGCCGCGGCGACAGGCGCCCGCTCAGCCTGCCGCAGAGTCCGGAgggcgggggctggggaggtggggacagggaTGGTGGGCGGGTGGATGGAGGGGAGGCGGCATTTGTCCCCCGGAGCTCTCGGGGCCGCTTTCCGGGCGCGGGTCGGACCCTGGCGACCGAAACTGCGCGCGGGGCGCAGTCACGCGATGATTTTGAGCACAACAGGTCGGTGACTCGTTCCCATAGGAATTTAAACTGCTGAGCTGGGGGCACTTTTGACCTGtgtttttggttggttggttttgtttcagtttgtttgacaGTTGCCGGACTATGTTTCCACTCCTGGTGCTACTCAGCCAACTGCCCGCAGTTACCTTCGCATTTCCTCATTGCACAAGAAGTCCGGAGGAGTCTGGGCATGCGAGAGAAGAAGGTAAGCCTGGCTGCAGATCCCAAGAAAACCGTGCTGAAAACCCAAGCCTGTATTCCAGGGCTCAAATGGGAAAGTGTAGTCTTTGAGATTACATGCCCCTCATCAATCGTAGAAGCGCTAAAATGCGCTTTAATTTGTGGTTTATTTGGTAATGTTGTGGTTTGTTGTTAACTGCAGTTTTTATTTCTGAGAGTTACTtttgtaaatatgtatttaagaCCAGGTTGGTAGTTAACTGAATGGAAAAACTGTTTCAACTTCTGAAAATCAGTGAGTGCTGTTTTTCTAGATGAGGCCGTGTGGTAATTCTGATGAGCATAGTTAGTTGTTCTTCCTGGAAAGAAGGACAAGGAGTCCCGGACCTAGTCTGGATTTGTTAGCAgactctgggcaagttacttaaccccctttcagcttttaaaatgatGAGGGAGTGAGGAGTGGAGTGATCTCTAAGGTCCTTTTATACTTGTAAATGTCTGGTTATCTGGGTAAAGTTAGATGGTGTGAGATTAGGTTTGGGGCTTGCtacttgacagtcccttggactgcaaggagatcctaccagtccattataaaggagatcagtcccaggtgttcattggacagctgatgctgaagctgaaactccaatactttggccacctcatgcgaagagttgactgattggaaaagaccctgatgttgggagggattgggggcaggagcagaaggggacgacagaggatgagatggctggatggcatcactgactcgatggacgtgagtttgagtaaactccgggagttggtgatggacagggaggcctggcgtactgcgattcacggggtggcaaagagtcggatacgactgagcgactgaactgaactgaactgaacctagaaTTGCACACCTTGTGGTCTCCAGGTCATAAACAGATTCCTGCCCACATTCTGAAAGCCTAACCTagaaaacacaggaaagaaaaaaacttgaCTTTCGTTTCTCCCTGCCAAATCGCTGTGCTTCCCTACCTGGTGCCAATGCTTTGGATCCACCTCGCCACACATATCTGTCCCACATTCATTCTCATCAGGTCCTCCTCTCATTCTCTTTTGAGGAGGATCTGTTACACTAAAACTCCTAATCATAACGCTAATAATGGTTAATACCATTTAATGTCTCAAGCCTTCTaggagactgtgtgtgtgttaaaatagGGCAATATCTTAACTTGAAGGAATCAAACACTGACCACAGGATCCTAAGCAACTGGATAAGGTAGTTAGTGGAACAGAGATTTGCAAGGAGATCCTTCTTGGTGCCTTCCATGTTGTACCGTATATGTAAGTCCATTCATATATAAGGTTGATGATCCATACTCAGCCGGACCAGAGGCTGGGTCCAGAATGTTTATGAGTACATTCGTTCATTCACAAGATATAGGCATAAAAGATACTCTCCAGGACATCATAAACTATGGAAGGAATTTAGAGATCATACTTGAGTGCAGAAGGCTGGAGATATCTGTGGGAAATGTAAATGAGGAAGTGTGTGTATTTaaaaggcttctctggtggttcagttggtaaagaatctgcctgcaggaactcaaacaggggctctgtatcaacctagaatggtgggattgggagggagctgggagggaagtTAAAGACGgaggggcatatgtatacctctggctgattcatgttgaggtttgacagaaacaaaattctgtagagcaattacccttcaattaaaaaataaatttttttcatgaaaaaaaaaaaaagagtctgcctgtagtgcaggagacctgggtttgatctctaggtcaggaagatctcctggggaaggaaatggcaacctactccagtatccttgcctggaagtcCGCGTGGACTGCTTCATCTAGTGGGCGAGGCAGGGTATAAACTGATAATCTCCATAAACTCTATGACAGAAGTAGAAACAGAGAGTTCAAGAGCAGAGGTATTGGTTAGCAGTATTAGTTAGCATTAGTATTAGTTGGGTGTTAGTTAGCATAGTAGCTATGTCTCTGGAGAGGTGTATAGCACAGAAGTCAGTGCTCTCTGCAAATGAGATATAACAAATGGAGATATGAAAAGTAACTAGGGAAATAAAGGACCTTCAGTTGTGTTCTGCTAAAGCCAAGAAGTGGGATTTAAATGACTCAAAGAGAATTTATTTAGAAAGCATGGAGAGacaagagaaaggaggagaatAGAATATCTCAGTTGGTGGGTTTAAAACAGGGGAATAGACAGCCTCTTAGGATGGTCTGAgtaagtgagtgaagtgagtgaagccgctcagtcgtgtccgactctttgcgaccccgtggactgtagcccaccaggctcctccgtctatgggattctctaggcaagaatactggagtgggttgtcatttccttctccaggggatcttcctgacctagggatcgaacccaggtctctcgcattgcaggcagacgctttaacctctgagccaccagggaagctaagaCAGGAGAAATAAAGATGAGAAGATAATCTGAGGCAGCAGACACAAAAGCGCAAAGGCCAGTGTATCCTGGGGCAATGGCCAGTGGTAAAACAGGAATCCTTGCTGCAAGTTCAGGATGCTCCAGGGGCAGGAAAGTTTGCCTCttttaattaaaagcaaatcCAGGCTACTTAAAACCCAACTAACAAAGGACAAATAATATTTCTCCTGAGATCATAAGGGAGGCAAGAAGAAGTTTGATAAGGCATTGAAGCTCTAAACATGGACCATGGACTGAATTAGAACTTTCAACCTCAGGGAAGTGGTGGACAGCAGTCCCTCCCAGAAGGCATGTTTTATACAACAGTCAAGACTTTCATTGGCATAAATATCACTTCAGGAACAATAAAAGTGTTTGTGActcacttttttattttccttttaagttgAAGGTCCCATTGGAGGTCAGGGGTGTTTTGTAACTCAGATAACAGGAGGCCAACAATGAGAAATTTGGCACTGCTTTTCTAGCCAGTAAAATGTAAAGATCTGGGCGTATCTGAGAAGTAGCAATACAGAGGCAGATTTCTAATTCTCCGTTCTGAAATCAGATTTTACGTATTGTAAGTACATACAGTACAGCTAAGTTAAGCAGACTCAAAGTTACTTCATCACTGGTTTAATATTATAAACCTGTGTGTGTCAAGCTGAGTAACAGACCATGACTCTGAATTGCCTCAACTCTGAGAAATTAGGTCCAAGAGGAAAGtcaagttcattcatttattattgtAAGTAATTTGGGGTGCACCTCTTTGTGTCAACATCCCTGCTTTAACGGATTTTTCCTTCTTGCTAGGGGAACAGAGTTGTAACAGATAAGTAAATAAAGCATATAGAACACTAGATGgaaagtgccatgaagaaaaacaCAGTGTGGGATGGGGATTGCCAGAGGTGGGTGAATAGGGATGGGGTTCAAGGTAACACTGAACAAAAATGTGGAAGGAAGTGAGAATGCAGACTGAAAGAGGAAAGTTCTATTCAGTGGAAAGCAAGTTCAAAGGCAGGAGAGATCCAGGCACATTGGAAATGTGCTGTCGCTGTCATGGACAGGGGGATGACTTAGAGGGCCATTATAAGAATCCCAATGAGAAATGATGGCCACTTGGaaaatttttcattctgtttcgTGGTTGCGTAAAATCCACAAgaacaaagaagaggaaagaaccaACATTTTGTCACAGGACAGAATGGTCTACCTTTTTagaatatttctcaaaataactACACTAATGAACCCATTCTGGCTCCCCTCCTTGGTTCAAATAGCTCATAAATcttgtttataaaatagaaatgaagctGCTAGAATAGCACTGGCCAATAGAAATAGAATGTGCAccacataaataatttaaaattttctagtagccacattttaaaaagtaaaaaagaaataggtgcaattaattttgataaagtatttaatttaacccaatatattccaaatatttaacctaatattacaaatataagcaacagaaaacactgagatactttacatttttcttaacCATGTCTTTGAAGTCCCTTTTATActtagtgttcagttcagtcactcagtcgtgtccgactctctatgaccccgtggaccacagcacgccaggcctccctgtctatcaccaaatcccggagtctactcaaactcatctccattgagtcggagatgccatccaaccatctcatcctctgtcgtccccttc comes from Cervus elaphus chromosome 1, mCerEla1.1, whole genome shotgun sequence and encodes:
- the PRRG4 gene encoding transmembrane gamma-carboxyglutamic acid protein 4 isoform X2, whose protein sequence is MNSRCPESAEDAGSRNQSQTRHLRAKAGPELAAGGRTRPGLSAERGGGGCEARPLETPANRPPAAGAPAPAGRSAARCCQVAAFSGSHRSTLRPPGIQAGLASRVPEPARAPPPRTPGSFSARARGPFPSCGGQGADSGGAETEGLAAAGTTEARDSGPAVAGTCARSCSLFDSCRTMFPLLVLLSQLPAVTFAFPHCTRSPEESGHAREEVFTSKEEANLFIHRHLLYNRFDLELFTPGDLERECTEELCNYEEAREIFVDEDKTKFWQEYSIRGPTTKSDANREKIDAMGLLTGLIAAGVFLVILGLVGYYLCITKCHRQQYPGSSDTYVRRGRHTPSIIFRRPEEAVLSPTPPSLEDTGLPSYEQAVALTRKQSVSPPPPYPGPANDFRVFKKSMSLPSH
- the PRRG4 gene encoding transmembrane gamma-carboxyglutamic acid protein 4 isoform X1; the protein is MNSRCPESAEDAGSRNQSQTRHLRAKAGPELAAGGRTRPGLSAERGGGGCEARPLETPANRPPAAGAPAPAGRSAARCCQVAAFSGSHRSTLRPPGIQAGLASRVPEPARAPPPRTPGSFSARARGPFPSCGGQGADSGGAETEGLAAAGTTEARDSGPAVAGTCARSCSLFDSCRTMFPLLVLLSQLPAVTFAFPHCTRSPEESGHAREEVFTSKEEANLFIHRHLLYNRFDLELFTPGDLERECTEELCNYEEAREIFVDEDKTKKFWQEYSIRGPTTKSDANREKIDAMGLLTGLIAAGVFLVILGLVGYYLCITKCHRQQYPGSSDTYVRRGRHTPSIIFRRPEEAVLSPTPPSLEDTGLPSYEQAVALTRKQSVSPPPPYPGPANDFRVFKKSMSLPSH